The stretch of DNA GTGGTGCCGGAGATCCGGACCGGGCTCTGGGCCGTGCTGGAGGGGTGGAGCGGCGGAGCGGACTCCCCGCCGCTGCCCGGCGGCTCCGGGGCCGAGGCCGGCGGCCTGGACGGCGGCCCCGACTACGGCGATCTGGAGGAGCCGGTCCGGCCGCCCCGGTGGCGCCGGCACCTGCACATCGCCGCCGCGGCCGCGTCCGTCCTGGTGGTCTCCGCGCTGCTCGGCGTCGGCGGGGCCCTCCGCCCGGCCCAGGTGCAGACGGCCGCCGCGGCCGAGGAGCCGCCCGCGGAGGAGAAGGAGGAGGACGCCGCGGCCGGAGAGGAGAAGGGCGCCGATGAGGCGGCCGGCTCGGAGGGGAAGGCCGCCGCACCGCAGCCCCCCGGAAAGGTCTGGCTGGAGGACGGACTGACCGGGGTGCAGGTGAAGTGGGAGGACGCCTCCGGCGGCACCGCCCGCTACTTCGTCGTGGGCGGGGTGACCGGGCAGCCGCAGACGACGCTCGCCCGCACCGGCCCCGGTGTGGAGGAGGCACAGGTCCCCACCGAGAGCGAGACCGCGGAGTACTGCTTCACCGTCGTCGCGGTCGACGGCCTGTCCGCGCCGTCCACCCCGGCCTGCACCGACCGGGCCGGCGCCCGCGCCCAGGCCCAGGCGGAGGCCGAGAAGGAGCGGGAGGAGAAGGAGGCCGCGGAGAAGGAGAAGGAAGAGGAAGAGAAGAAGAAGGAAGAGGAGAAGGAGGAGGGGAAGGCAGCGGACAAGGAGGAGAAGGGGAAGACCTCCTCCGGCGGTTCCTCTTCCTCAGCTGACTGAGCCTCCGGCAGAGGGTCTCTCCGCGGCGCCCCGCCCCCCCTTGCCGTCGGCTCTGATCCGGCCCTGCGAGCCCGGTGCCCTACGCCTCTCACTTTCTGTGCCCACTGCCTCCGGCCGCACTCCGTGCCCACCTGTTGGGGTGCCGACCTCAACACCGTCGGGGCCGGTGCTGGGTTGGGGTGCGGTGGGGTTTCCGTGATGACGACGCGGGTCGGTGCGGGGGTGAGGTGGCCGGGCGGCTGCGGGGTCGGGGCCGCTGGGCGGGCGCGGCGGCGTTGCGGCTTCGGTTCTGGATCATCCGTGTTCCGGCGGGGCTGCGGGAGCGGTGCCGACGCTGTGATCCCGGGGCTCTCTCCCCCCGGTGATCTCCGCGGTGGCCTCGGCGGGGGAGAAGGTGCGACCGCAGCCCCGCCGCCAGGGTCTGCGCGGCGGTCTCGGCGAGTCGGCGGTCCTCCTGCTCTTCGGGCTTCTCCGGCGTGAACACGGGGACGGCGGCCACCGCTCTTCCGGCGCGGTTCACCCGTGACGCGACTCTGCCGTTCGGCGGCGCCCACCGCTCTGGTAGGGGCGGCCCGGAACTCCCGGAGGTCCACGGTGCCGTCCATAACGGGTACGGCCCCGGCCCGGAGGGGGTCCGGGGCCGGGGCCGTGTCGGGGGTTCAGGGACTGTCAGCGAGCGGGGTGCCTACAGGCCGGAGACGTTCAGGAGCAGGTTGGGGGTGCCGGAGGGAGCACCGGAGATCTTGTCCTTGGAGGCGTTCTCGGTCAGCCAGGACTGGACGGTCTCCTGGTCGGCCTGGCCGTTGGCCTCCTTGTACAGCGCCGCGGCGCCGGCCACGTGCGGGCTGGCCATCGAGGTGCCGCTGAGCGAGTCGGTGCCGCCGCCCGGGACGGTCGACTCGATGTCCACGCCCGGGGCGTAGATGTCCACGGACTCGCCGTAGTTGGTGAACGAGGCCGAGCCGTCCGAGGAGTCGGAGGCGGCGACCGTGGTGACGCCCTCGGCGCGGGCCGGGGAGACGTTGCCGGCGTCCTGGCTTTCATTACCGGCGGCGACCGCCACGAAGACGCCCGCCCCGGCGAGCGCGTTCACCGCGTCGTCGACGGCCTGGGAGGCCGGGCCGCCGAGCGACAGGTTGGCGACCGAGCCCTCGGGGGCGTTCTGGGCGACCCAGTCGATGCCGGCGATGACGTCGTCGTAGGTGCCGCTGCCGCTGTCGTCGAGGACCTTCACCCCGAACAGGTCGGCCCCGGGGGCGACGCCGTAGGAGTCGCTGCCGATGGTGCCCGCGACGTGGGTGCCGTGGCCGTTGCCGTCGGCGCCGTCGCCGCCGGTGGCGTCGAACGCCGACGAGGCGCGCCCGCCGAAGTCCGAGTGATCGGCGTCGATGCCGGTGTCGATGATGTAGGCGGAGACGCCGGCGCCGGTCGCCTCGGTGGTGTAGGAGTCGTCCAGCGGCAGGTCCTCCTGGTCGATCCGGTCCAGGCCCCACGGAACCGCGGTGGCCTCGACCTTGCCGACCTGCTCGACGTAGGCGACCTCGGGGTTGGCGCGGACCTCCTCGACCTCCTCGGCGCTCAGGCTCGCCGAGTAGCCCTCCAGGACCTCGCTGTAGGTGTGCTCGACGTCCTCGGCCTCGATGCCGATGTCGGTGCTCTCCACCGAGCTGGTCTTCACACCGTCCTCGAGCACCACGATCCACTCGCCGGAGACGGCGGCGTCGCTGGTGTGCAGGGGGGCGAGTTCGTCCGCGGAGGCGGCGCCCGCGCCGCCCAGGAGCGCGGCGGGGATGGCGAGCAGGCTCGCGGTGGCGACACCGATGGTCGTCCGCTTCGCGAAGGTGTTCTTCACGTGCACCCTCCTCATGGGAGCAGAGTCCGGAACCCGTATCGGGGGTAACGGGACCGTGTGACGCGTTTCGTCACGACGCGGGGACTTTAGCCAGAAATCCGGGGAATGCGACAGGGTCTTCACGTTCGGTGACTCCGTTGAATGGCGTCCGGGGAAGGTGTGCAAGTTGTGCACCCTGCGGCCACTTTTTCTGTCAAGACGTCTAGGTGGCACGATCCGGCCAGAAAAACGTGTAAACCGCGTGTTACCTGTGGCGTTACGTAATCGGTGGTTCGTGTTCAGAGCCGTGTCCGGTTCTGGTCCGTATAACGGAAGGGGCCGTGTCCGAATCGGGCCGGGCGCGGCGGCCGGAGGCAGGGGCGGGGAAGCGGAAGGACTCGCCGGCGGGCGCAAGGAGGCGCGCCGGGGCGGCGGTCGGTGGCAGGATCCGGCCAGTGCGGAACCCGGCGCGGCCCCCGGGGGTCTGAGCGGGTGGAGACGGCGAAAAGCGGAGCGCCGCCTCCCTCGGGGGAGAGGCGGCGCTCCGGAAGTCTCTGCAGGGCTCTCAGGCGGCGCTGAGGTCCCGGGAGTGGTGCCGTCCGCGCTCGAAGGTGCGGCGGTGCGTGGAGACCGGCGAAGAGGGGTACAGCAGGGCGGCGGCTCCGGCGGGGTCGCTGGCGGGGTGGGTGACGGTGTCGCCGAGGTAGTCGTTCCAGATGAACTTCCCGTCGCGGCACCAGACGTTGATGCCCCGCATCACCGAGATGACCGCCATCTCGCTGGTGCCGGCGCGGTACATCGGCCGGACCGCGGAGGAGACGAGCTCCTCCCAGAGGGCCACGATCGCGCGCTCGGCGCAGAAGGCGTGCCGTGGTCTGTGCTTGACCCGGTTGGCCAGGGCCGTCTTCACCCGGTTCGCCCTCGGGTTGTTCAACCGCCAGTGACTCAACGACGTCTCCCGATGTGTCGGTTGCCGCGGTGGGGTGCCGCTCCTTAGATGCGGCCACGTGTCCGCGGCCGGACCACGCATCGAGGCGCCCGTCGGGGCGGGTGCCTGACTCGTGATCTCCACAAAGCTCAGCGAGGGACAACGCCTTCGTTACCTCGCGGTTATTCTTTGCGATCCGGATAGTAGCAGCATCTGACCCCTAGGGGTCGAGGGCTTCAAAAGTGGCCCATGTCACATTCTCGAATCTCGGGAAGAGTAGAGGTTTGCGATGTCTCTGCAGGTCAGATGTCTTGAGTCGAACGGGTGGGCGAATCGGGGGAGCGTGCTCGAGGCCCATCGGGGCCCGGAAGGGGGCGCCTGGGGGCGGGGGGTCGAAGTTTAAGGCGGATCGCCGGTTCCGCCTGTGTAGTAGCGGTTTGCGGGTGCGATGTCACGGATGGTGGTGTGATGGGCGTCTCTTGGCGATCGGATGGGATTCGCTTGACCTTTCCCCCTGTTCGGGCGGTGCCGCGCTCCCACTCGCTCCCCTCTTCCCCTCCTTCTCTCCGCGGCGGCCCCGGCGGCGCCGGAGCGGTGCGGAGAGCGGCGGCCCCGGCGGTTCAGGTGCGCCGGGCGGCCGGGCGGTTCCAGCCGCGGACCAGGGCGGCCAGCCAGCCCACCCCGACCGCGGCGACCAGGGCCATCCCGGCGAAGTCGAGCAGCGGCACCAGGGCGGCCTGCACCGGCGTGAACGGCGGGACCCGGCCCTGCTCCAGCAGCTGGGCCTGCCAGTAGGTGCCGGTGAAGAGGAAGGCCAGGATCGCCGCGATCGCGTGCACCGAGTCCCATAGCGCGTGCAGCAGGGAGACGCCCAGGAAGGTGAGGAGCACGCGCAGCGTGATCCGCCAGTGCCCCGGGGCGGAGGCGGCGAACAGCACCCCGCCCAGGATCGCCGTCCACAGGCCGTGCCCCACCGGGGCCAGCAGGCCGCGCAGGATCTCGGTCTGCACCAGGGCCATCAGGTCCAGCCCGCGCTGGGTGACCAGGGCGTTCAGCGCGTAGCCGGCGCTCTCGAAGGCGGCGAAGCCGAAGCCGACCGTCGCGCCGAGCACCAGGCCGTCGCGGGGGGAGGCCGAGGCCAGGCCGCGGGCGGTGAGCATCAGCACGCCCGCCTTCACCCCCTCCTCGATCAGCCCCACCCCGAGGTAGACGAAGGCGGCCTGGCGGAGCAGGTAGCTCTCCAGCAGCGAGGCGCCCAGCACGCCGAGCACCCCGCCGACGATGAAGCCGAAGAAGAGCGCCTCCGGACCGATCCCGCTGCCCGGGACGGTCCGGGAGCGCTCGTAGGCCCAGCAGACGAAGGTGACCGGGACCAGGAAGCTGCCCAGCAGGATGACGGTGGGCAGCAGGGTGGGGTTGGAGGTGGCCAGGGTGACCGCGACGGTCGCCAGCCACAGCGCCAGGCCGGTGCCGAACAGCCGGGGCCAGAGGTGCCTGCGGTGCCGTCGCGCGGTGTGCTGCGGGCGCGGCGGTGTGCGGGGCGGCTGCATCGTTCCTCACCCTCCTTCGCCCCTCCGGGCGGCGGGGCGCAGCCGCCATGCTCGCAGGGGAGGAAAGGGATGGAACGGGGGATCGCGGGCGGTCTGTGTGACTTTTGCCGGACTCCGAGGCGTTCTTTCCGGTCCCGGCCCGTGCCAGCATAGATACAACATGAATACCGTCACCGGCAGCGCGACCGAGCGCGCCTACCGCCACACCAAGGACGCGATCCTCGACCGCCGCTACGCCGGCGGCGAGCTGATCAGCGAGGGCGACATCGCCTCCGCGGTCGGCGTCTCCCGCACGCCCGTGCGCGAGGCCCTGCTCCGCCTGGAGTCCGAAGGGCTCGTCCGGCTCTATCCCAAGCGCGGGGCGCTGGTCGTCCCGGTCTCCCCCGCGGAGATCGCCGACGTGGTGGAGACCCGGCGGCTCATCGAGACCTACACCGCCGAGCGCGCGGCCCGCGCCGGCGAGCAGGACCGCACCGACCTCGCGGTGCGGCTCACCGGCCGGCTGGAGGAGATGCGCGCCGCCCTGGACGCCGGGCCGGACCGGCCCGGGTTCATGGCCGCCGACCGCTGCTTCCACCGGGAGATCGTCGCGGCGAGCGGCAACCAGATCCTGACCGGCCTGTACGACTCGCTGCGCGACCGGCAGCTGCGGATGATGGAGGAGGGGACGCGAACCGTGCAGCGCATGGAACGCAACGTCGAGGAGCATGCGGTGATCCTGGAGGCGATCCGGGCCGGCGACCCGGGGGCGGCGCGCACCGCCGTCACCGCCCACCTGGACACCGCCGCGGAGCTGCTGGGGGTGCGCCGGTGAGCGCCGGGACCACCGCGGAGGCCGCACGCGTGCAGACATCGGGTGATCGGGTGACGGATCCGCCGGGCGGCGCGCGCGCCTGGCTGGTGTGGGCGGTCGGCGTCGGCGTCTACTTCCTCGCCATGTTCCACCGCAACGGGATGGGCGTGGCGGCCCTGGAGGCCCAGGAGCGCTTCCAGGTCGGCCCCGCGGTGCTCTCCCTGCTGCCGATGCTGCAGCTGCTCGTCTACGTGGTGCTGCAGGTGCCGGCCGGGCTGATGGCCGACCGGGTGGGGCCGCGCCGGTCGCTGCTGCTCGGGCTGGCCTCGATGGCGCTGGGCGTGGTGCTGTTCGCGTTCGCGCCGAACATCGCCCTGGCGGTCGCCGGGCGGGTGCTGATCGGCCTCGGCGACGCCGTCACCTTCCTCAACGTCATCCGGCTCGGCGCGCTGTGGTTCCCGCGCCGCCGCTACGCGCTGGTCAGCGCGCTGACCGGGGTGGTGGGCGGCCTCGGCCAGGTGGCCAGCGTCGCGCCGCTCTCCTTCGCGCTGCACGGGCTGGGCTGGACCGGCGCGTTCCTGCTCACCGGCGGGGTGACCGCGGTGATGATGCTGCTGGTCGCGCTGGTGGTGCGGGACCGGCCGAAGGGGGAGCCGGCGCCGCCGGCGCACGCCGCCGTGTCGGTGCTGGAGAGCCTCAAGGAGGCGCTGCGGGCCCGCGGCCCGCAGGTGGGCATGGCGCAGCACGCCGCGCTCATGGCGCCCTACACCATGCTGGGCGTGCTGTGGGGCTACCCGTTCCTGGTGGAGGGCGTGGGGCTGAGCCCGGCGCAGGCCGGCACGGTGCTGACCACCCTGGGCGTGGCGGTGCTGTGGATCTCCCCGGTGCTGGGCGCCGTCGTGG from Nocardiopsis composta encodes:
- a CDS encoding GntR family transcriptional regulator, translated to MNTVTGSATERAYRHTKDAILDRRYAGGELISEGDIASAVGVSRTPVREALLRLESEGLVRLYPKRGALVVPVSPAEIADVVETRRLIETYTAERAARAGEQDRTDLAVRLTGRLEEMRAALDAGPDRPGFMAADRCFHREIVAASGNQILTGLYDSLRDRQLRMMEEGTRTVQRMERNVEEHAVILEAIRAGDPGAARTAVTAHLDTAAELLGVRR
- a CDS encoding S8 family peptidase gives rise to the protein MKNTFAKRTTIGVATASLLAIPAALLGGAGAASADELAPLHTSDAAVSGEWIVVLEDGVKTSSVESTDIGIEAEDVEHTYSEVLEGYSASLSAEEVEEVRANPEVAYVEQVGKVEATAVPWGLDRIDQEDLPLDDSYTTEATGAGVSAYIIDTGIDADHSDFGGRASSAFDATGGDGADGNGHGTHVAGTIGSDSYGVAPGADLFGVKVLDDSGSGTYDDVIAGIDWVAQNAPEGSVANLSLGGPASQAVDDAVNALAGAGVFVAVAAGNESQDAGNVSPARAEGVTTVAASDSSDGSASFTNYGESVDIYAPGVDIESTVPGGGTDSLSGTSMASPHVAGAAALYKEANGQADQETVQSWLTENASKDKISGAPSGTPNLLLNVSGL
- a CDS encoding MFS transporter, which codes for MTDPPGGARAWLVWAVGVGVYFLAMFHRNGMGVAALEAQERFQVGPAVLSLLPMLQLLVYVVLQVPAGLMADRVGPRRSLLLGLASMALGVVLFAFAPNIALAVAGRVLIGLGDAVTFLNVIRLGALWFPRRRYALVSALTGVVGGLGQVASVAPLSFALHGLGWTGAFLLTGGVTAVMMLLVALVVRDRPKGEPAPPAHAAVSVLESLKEALRARGPQVGMAQHAALMAPYTMLGVLWGYPFLVEGVGLSPAQAGTVLTTLGVAVLWISPVLGAVVGPRPGLRRPIGMTLAPLLGLCWLAMTAWPGEPPVPLVVVVIAVSAAAAVMAPALSFDFARDGMPPERTGVASGLVNMSGFTTTVLATVLAGVILEAGAGFQAAFVPVTATTLGAAALLVALLWRYPRQDG
- a CDS encoding PrsW family intramembrane metalloprotease, with amino-acid sequence MQPPRTPPRPQHTARRHRRHLWPRLFGTGLALWLATVAVTLATSNPTLLPTVILLGSFLVPVTFVCWAYERSRTVPGSGIGPEALFFGFIVGGVLGVLGASLLESYLLRQAAFVYLGVGLIEEGVKAGVLMLTARGLASASPRDGLVLGATVGFGFAAFESAGYALNALVTQRGLDLMALVQTEILRGLLAPVGHGLWTAILGGVLFAASAPGHWRITLRVLLTFLGVSLLHALWDSVHAIAAILAFLFTGTYWQAQLLEQGRVPPFTPVQAALVPLLDFAGMALVAAVGVGWLAALVRGWNRPAARRT